The Pithys albifrons albifrons isolate INPA30051 chromosome 4, PitAlb_v1, whole genome shotgun sequence genome segment gctgggcatggggtgggcactgggacagcGCAATGGGGGGCCTGTCCCCACCTCGTCCGCCAGCAGCAGAAGGGTCTCCTCGGCCGCCAGAGCCAGCACGGCCTCCATGTCCCTCCGGCTCAGCACGTGCCCTGCGGGAAGGCAGGATCCGccgggaatgggaatgggaatgggaatgggaatgggaatgggaatgggaatgggaatgggaatgggaatgggaatgggaatgggaatgggaatgggggggTTAAACTGAGCCCAGGGAAGATGGGAATGGAGGAGTTAAACTGAGCCCAGCGGGGAAACTGAGGCTCCGGGAGGGTTTAACTGGGGAAAATTACTCACGAGGTGAGTTTacctggggaaactgaggcttGGAATGGGTTTAACTGGAGCCCACCGGGAGTCCGAGGCCTGGTGCAGGGTTCCCCCAGCATTACCCCCGGTGTCCCCCCCATACGCACTCGTGGGGTTTCCCCTGGCCTTCTCCGACAGGTCCCCAGAGACTCCTCCGCGGGGTCCCCCCCAGACCCACCCACGGGGTCCACCCCATATTCTCCTGCAAGGTCCTCCCCAGCCTCACCCGAGGTGTCCCTCCCAGCCTCACCCGTGGGTTCCTCTCCACACCACTCAGAAATGTCATCTCCCCCCAGCCATGGAGTTCCCACAGCCCCCCGTGGCATCCCCCCCCATACCCACCCGCAACATTCTCCCCATATCCACCTGATGTGttcctcccagccccacccgCAGAGTACTCCCAGCCTCACCCGTGGGTCCCTGCCAACCCATGGAGTCCCCACAAACCCACCCGTGGGGTTCTCCCACAGACTCCCCCGCGTTGTCCCCCCCAGACCCACCCGTGGGGTTCCCTCCATACCCACCCGTGGGGTCCCCGGGGTTGACCACGCACAGCACGCTGGGGCGGCAGCGGCCCCGCGCGTCCCGCAGCTCCCGCCGGAGCGCGGCCGCATCCAGCGCCCAGCCCCGGGATTCATCCAGAGGGTACGGGATGGGCACGGCCCCCGCcagccccgcggccgccccgaGCAGGGGGGGACCCGGCACCGGCACCAGGACCCCCGTGGGCAGCGCCGAGCCGGGATCCACCACCAGTGACAGCACGAACTGGGAACGATGTGTGCCACGATGGGCGGGATGCGGGTCTAGGGGGATTTAGGGGTGgcattcccagggaaaagcGGCGGGTTTAGAGGCTgcattcccagggaaaagcGGGGGATTTAGGGGCTGcattcccagggaaaatgctcaCCGGGAGGATCGAGGAGGTGCCACTGCACAGGATGATGTTCCGCGGGTCGCAGGGGATTCCGGCGTCGCGGCGCTCAAGGAATCGGGAGACGCGCGTGGGGACCCCCCGGGAACGGTGCTCGTGGTTGTAGCCCCctgagggaggggagggcaccGGGAGGGGGGGATCGGTGGGGGAGGGCACGGGAACGGGCACCTCGTGGGACTGGGAACACCATGGAGAGGGAACCCCAGGGACTGGGCACCCCCGGAATCGAACAAACTGTGCTGGGGGCATCCAGTGGGTCTGGGCACCCCAAAcactgtgctgggcaccccaCAAATCAAACGGACATCCCACAAATCAAATGGACACCTGATGGGCTTTTCTGGGGTACCCCGTGGGTCTGGGCACCCTATAACTCAAAGGGTCACTCCATAGATAGTGCTGGGAACCCCATAAGTCAAACTGGCACCCCACAACTCTCTCAGGCACCCCATAGACTGTGCTGGGGCACCCCAAGGGTCTGGGTACCCCACATATTGTCTGGGGGCATCCCACACCTCTGGGCACTCCATAGATCACCCAACACCCAATCCTGGGACACCCCCAAATCCATCACCCCCCCCAATAGGACCCACTCCCCAAACCCTGCCTGGGTGtccccaaacaccccaaaagtcACATCCCCACCCCGCAGGaccctccccaaaccccagctctccccaaaccctgcccaggTGACCCCGAGCACCCCAAATCCCGCCGGGATCCCACCGATATTGCCGGCATCCATCTCCCGAAGTATCCTCCGGGCCCGGGCCCGCACGGCCTCGGGCGTCGTTGGGCTGTCCAAGAGTGCGGGATAAACAGAGGCAGCCAAAACCTGGGAACAGGGATCGGAATGGAGCCCTGGAACGCGGTCGTGACATTCCCGGTGTCACCTGGGGGGTGGGGTTGTTCCCAGGGATACGGGGGGTACATTCCCGGGGGTATTTGGGGTTCACGATTGgccccagggacacagaggggacatTCCCGGGGGTACCTGGCGCAGGACGGGAATCGGAGGCCATCCCATGGAATGAGGGTCGCCGCCGCTGCATTCCAGGAGCTGCGGTGGCCCCGatgtccccaatgtccccaaaGTCCCCTCGGCCGCCGCCATCATCGGGAGGTGACTGGAGCGGGGGCCGAGTGCCAGGGGGTGGTGCCAGGGACGGTGACGGGGCAGGAATTGGGTGAGAACAGGAAAATGGGGCTGGAAAAGGGGATAATGGGGGTGGGGGCGAATGGGGCATGGGGTGCCCTGGGAatggggtgggcactgggaaCAGGGAAATGGGGCTGGAAAAGGGGATAATGGAGGCACTGGAGGGGAGAAATGAGGGGTGACATTGGGGAGTGGGGGACACCCCGAGCACGTCCCGATCACACCTCGTACCCCCTGTGCCACatggccagagctgggcacggagggacagacagacggaCAGGACCCTGCTCGCCCCGAGCATGGCCCACTCCTGACCATTGACCTGGACCCCTAAACATTAACCCGGGCCCCAAACATTAACCCGGGCCCCTTCCCGCCCCCCGGGGGATTTGCCAAAGGATCCGGATCCTGCCATGGCCGACATTGGCACCTCGTGGGGCATCAGTGCCCCCCCGGTTCTGGGGACCCCTCTGCCTGAGCAGGGTGATGGCATCGAGGAGAAGCTGGCACAGGTGAGACCCCCACAGGGCCCCCAGAGACCCTACAGGGACCCCAAACTCCCACGGGACCCTCAGGGGCACAAGGGGGACCCACTGACACCCACGGGACCCCCCGGGTCACCCAGAGTCCCACAGGGACCCTCAGGGGTCCCAACAACCACACACAGGGCCCCCAGCATCATCCAGGGGTCCAAGGGGACCCACAGACCCCCATGGGACCCCCAGGATGACAGAGAGCCCCCAtaggacccacagggaccccaaaGGGACCCCCAGATCCCCATGGGATCCTCAGGATCACCCAAACTGCCCTGGGGGCCCACAGGGACCCCAAGGGGACCTGCAGATTCCCACAGGAACCCCAAGGTCACCCAAACATCCCCAGGGGACCCCCAGAATCACCCAGAGCCCCCTGGGGACCCACAGACCCCCACTGGACCCCCAGGGTCACCCCCACAGgacccacagacaccccaagTCACAGAGCCCCAGGATACAGGGCCACCCAAAATCCTATGGACACTCACAGACCCCTCCCGAACCCCCTttcccacagccccccatgACGCCAAATCCTCCCCAAGTACCCCTGGCCTCCCCTCAGCTCCACGTTGTCCCCAACCCCCCCATatcccccatccccacctcGGGGACACCGGGAAGCTCCTCTACCCCCATTCCCATCTCTGGGATTGAGGGAAGGTGGGGGACAGTGAGTGACCTTCCCGACCCCCCTGGTGTCCCCAAGGTTGTCCCCGAAGTCACCCAGTGCCACCGCGAGGACGCCTCCGGCCACCCGGCCCCGGCATTCCTTCGGCAGGTAACGGGAACGCCCGCGGGAATCCCGGGAATTGCGGGGCCGGGAGTTGGGCACAGCCGTGTCCCCTCAGGTGGCCGCGATCTGCGCCTACCCCGCGCTCCTGGAAAACCGGGATATTCCCGACGATGTCAAGCGACGCGCCAGGCGGATCCTgaggcagctccagggaggGAGTCCAGGTGGCACCGGCGTGGGAATGGGATAGGAATGCGGTGGGAATGGGATACGGGGGGGGAACAGCAGATCGGGAGAAAAATCCTGGGATAGATCCAGGGACAAATGTACCACTGGGATGGGCACGGGATCGGCACCAGCAACGGGGAATGGGGTACAGGGGAGAGCATCAGATCTGGGGACAGATCCCAGGACAGATCTGGAGACAACGTGCCACGGAATGGGCACCAGGCATAGGGAATGGGATACAGGGGAGGGCACCAGAACTGGGGAGAGATCCTGGGACTGATCCTGGGATAGATGTGCCACAGAAGTGGTAGTGGGATGGGGCGAATGGGATACGGGGCGCACGGGGCACTGGATCCGGGGAGAGCTCCTGAGGCAGATCCCGGGACAaatccaggcacagccccacgACTCCAGTCCCCTTCCCAGGCGCCTACAACCTGGAATACGTGGTGGGCCCCGTAGCCGAACAGGTTTCCCGTTTCCTGGAGCACCGGGATGGAATTTCCTGCGATCCCCAGAAGGTGGTCCCGTGCAGTGGCACCGCGGCCGCCCTGGTGGTAAAGGGGGCAACCCGGGGGGGACCCGGAGACACTGCGGGGGTGGCCTTGGGAACACCGCGAGGAGGGCCCTGGGGACAGTGAGAgggtggctctggggacacCGGGGagggccctggggacaccgGCGGGGGGTTGGCATTGGGGACAGCGAGGAGAGGGGTGGCCCAGGGGAAAACGCGGGCGTGGCTTTGGGGACACCAAGAGTGTGGCCCTGGGGACACGAAGGGAGTGGCCCTGGGGACAGTGGGGTGTGGTCTTGGGGACAGCGATGGGATGGCCCTCTGAGACACCAAGGGGATTGTcttggggacactgagggcgGGAGAACAACACCGAGGGAGGCTCTGGGGACAGCGAGGGGTGGTGCCATGTGACAgcggagggggggggggggggcctTGGGACATCGGGGCCGCCCCGTCCACGGCAGCTCCTCCGGGCAGGACGTGCTGTCGCTGGTGGTGGATCCCGGCTCGGCGCTGCCCACGGGGGTCCTGGTGCCAGTGCCGGGTCCCCCCGTGCtcggggcggccgcggggctgGCGGGGGCCGTGCCCATCCCGTACCCTCTGGATGAATCCCGGGGCTGGGCGCTGGATGTGGCCGCACTCCGGCGGGAGCTGCGGGACGCGCGGGACCGCTGCCGCCCCAGCGTGCTGTGCGTGGTCAACCCCGGGGACCCCACGGGTGGGTCTGGGGGGGACAACGCGGGTGGGTCTGGGGGGAACCCGCGAGTGGGCCTGGGGGGGAGCCCCGCCCCGGGTCTCGGGTTAGACCTCCCCGTGCCGTGGGCTCCAGTTAAACCCATTCCaagcctcagtttccccagttAAACCCACGTCGTGCCTCCATTTCCCGGTGGGCTCCAGTTAAACGCATTCCAAGCCTGAGTCTTCCCTCTGGGCTGATCTTAAACCCCCTCCCCGCTCCTCATTTTCCCACATTGAGCTCCATTTAAACCCTCCCTGTGTCTCAGTtttcttgctgggctctgcttAAACCCACCCCGAGCCTCAGGCCCCCTGGTTAAACCCACCCTGAGCCTCACCCCCCCTGGTTAAACTCACCCTGAGCCTCAGCCCCGCTGGTTAAACCCAACCTGAACCTCAATCCTCCTTGGTTAAACTCAGCCCGTGCTTCAGGTTCCTCAATTAACTCCCCTGCTCGGGCCTGTTTCCCAGGTGGGTGAAGTTTAAACCTTCCCCGAGTCTCAGTTGCCCGAATGGGTGGAGATTAAACCCTCCCCGAGCATCAGTTTCCCCGCTAGGCTCAGTCTAACCCCTCCATTCCCATCTTCCCTGGGCTCAGTTTAAcccccccattcccattcccattcccattcccggCGGATCCTGCCTTCCCGCAGGGCACGTGCTGAGCCGGAGGGACATGGAGGCCATGCTGGCTCTGGCGGCCGAGGAGACCCTTCTGCTGCTGGCGGACGAGGTGGGGACAGGCCCCCCATTGCgctgtcccagtgcccaccccatgcccagcctgtgcccaccctgtgccaggacaACCCCCACCCATTTCCCACCCGTTTCCCTGTCCCAGGTGGAGCAGGAACGAGCCTTTGACCCGGAGCGTCCCTTCTTGTCGTTCCGCCGGGTGCTGGCGGAGTCGGGGCTCCCACTCTCCGCCTCCGTCCAGCTCGTCTCCTTCTTCTCTCTGTCCAAAGGGATCGCGGGGTGAGTGcccccccaccccaaaaccGGCTCCAAACGCCCCTTTTCCAGCCCTCCCATCCCAGTGTTTCCCAGGGGCGGGTTCCGGGCGGGATTTTTCGACCTGGTAAACATCGACCAGAGCGTCCTCCGGGGGTTCTACACGTGGGGGCTGTCGGTGTATCCCTCGATCCTGGGACAGGCGATGCTGGATGTGGCCATGGACACGCCCCAATCCCAGGATTCTGCCTACGAGGCACTACAGGAGGTGGGGGTGATATTCCATCTCCATTCAGTCCCCATGAATCTCATCCCAccctcccagtcccatcccatcctatcccattCCCGTCCCACCCCactccaccccatcccatcccatttaATCTAACCaatgccatcccatcccgttatccccaccccaaccccatcccaccccaaccCCATCCTATACAATCCAACCCCATCCCTATCCCACTCCacctcatccccatcccatcccatctcatcccacacCAATCCCACCTCAATCCCATTTCATCCTATCCCGTCACCTCCATCCCAGTCCCATTGTGATCCCATCCCCCACCCACCCGCTCCATTCCACCCTATCCAATCCAACCCCATTATCCCAATCCCATTATCCCAATCCCATTAATCCCGTGGCAGCACCGGCGGTCCCGGTGCCGCGCTCTTGCTGCCAGTGTACCCAATGGAACTCCATtatcccagtcccatccccattgtcccatccccatcccatccccatcatcccatccccatcatcccagtcccatccccatCGTCCCATCCCCAATATCCCAATCCCGCTGTCCCCCGGCAGCACCGGCGGTCTCTGTGTCGCGCTCTCGCTGCCAACGCACGGCGGGTGCAGGCGCTGCTGGGCCGGACCCCCGGGATGCGGTGCCAGCCCCTGGCCGGGGGGCCCCGCGCCTTCCCCCGCATCCACATCCCCCCCCGCGCCCGGAGCCGCGCCGCGGTGAGTGCGGACAGGGGACGGGACGGGGGACGGGGGAgggacaagggagggacaggggagTGGGACAgatgggacagggagggacgaggaggacatggggggacaggAGGACAGTGTGGGACAAGGGGACAAAGGTGAGGGGGTACAGGAAGGACAGGGGGGAGAAAGAGATGGGGGGGATGGGGacgggggggacagggggagagggaggacagGCAGATGGAGGGGAGAGGGTGGGACAGGGGGATAAGGGCAAGAGGGGGGGCAAGGGGATGGGGAGACAGGGGGTGTCCTTGGCGAGGGGACAGCGGGACTGGGAACAcggccctgcagggagaggggtgTCCTGGGGACACCGGCGGACTGGGGTTAAGGTGATCTTGGAATATGAAGAGTCCTGGGAACAGGGGACACCCTGGGGACAGGAGCCACCCCAGGGCCactgggggagagtggggacCCCTATTGGTGTGGGACACTCTGGGGACAGGAGACACTCTGGGAACAGGGGGCTCTCCTGGACACTGGGCAATGTGTGTGTGGGTCCCCTGGTGACACGGGGctctccagggacccccagctgtgtgtgtggaCCCTCTGGGAACAGAAGCACCTTCTTTGCCCTATCCCTCGTGCCCCCCCGTTTCCCCCATGCCTGCAATCCCAGCAGtgtccccccatgccccccaatcccagcagtgccccctgATCCCAGCAGTGTCCCCCGATCTCAGCAGTGCTCCCCGttcccccccgtgccccccaatcccagcagtgccccttggtgcccctgcaggagctgggcctggAGCCCGATCGCTTCTTCTGCCAGAGGCTGGAGGAGGACAcggggctggtgctgctcccagggagccACTTcgggcacagagggggcaccCACCTGGGGTATGGAGGGCACCCAATGTGGGGTACGGGTTGTGGGGGCACCCACCTGGCATACAGGGCCACTGAAGTGTGGGGTTTGGGAGGTTGGGAGGGCACCCAAAATGTGGGGTATGGGGGCACTCAAAATTTTGGTGTCCCATTGGGGTGGGGGGTGTCGGGGGCTGTGATTTCTGGGTCATTGGAGAGTAATTTGGGGTCTGTTTGGAGAGTGATTTGGGGTCCCGTTTGGGTGCTTGGTGTTGGGGGGTGTCGGGTCCTGGGCTCCCGTGTTCCCCCAGTTTGGGGTCTGGGGGCTCTTCCCTGtggggggcagtgggcacagatTTGGGGGGTGGGCTTGGGGGGCTCAGAGGGCCCCACGTGcccccccggtgtcccccaggctgtcgctgctgctgccgccggcGACGCTGGAGCGGGACTTGCTGCTCCTCACCCGCTTCCATGCCCAGTTCCTGTGGGAATTCTCCTGATCCCGGAGGGTCCTTTGGGAAttctcctgtcctggggggTCCATCAGGAATTCTCCTTCCCCGGGGGGGCGGGGGTCCCACGGCCCCCTCCTTCATTAAAGCCCTCCTGagcccctcctgtcccctctgggTGACACCACACACGATGGGATGGTCAGAGTCCTTtatttgggggtccctggagtgGGGGAACCAGCCCCACCCCCCATCCCCATGTCATCCCCCCTcaggtgacacagggacagTGGCGGGGTGGGGGTACCAGCCCCGGGACATGGAGAGGGTCCCCCTCCCTTTCCGTGTCCCCCCctggaaaggcaggaagagCTTGGAAGGCACTTGGAGACCACCCGGGGGCTGGTGGGGAGTGAGAGGTGGCAGATGGTGGCAGGGGGTGAGAGGGGGTGGCAGGGGGTGTCTGGAGTGGCAGGAGACCCCCCCTCTTTAGGAGAACTCCCTGACGAACTTGGTGTAGAAACTGCTGAGCTTCTCCAGCAGAATCTGCAGCTTCTCCGTGGGTGGCAGGATGGTCATCCTGGGTGGAAAAGGAGGGGCTGGAACCCTGGAGGAGAATGTGGGAGAACCCCAAGACCCCCCAGATCTCCCAAGAACCCCCCAAAGGACACCCCAGGACCCTCCCAAAGTTcacctctgccccctcccaaacatgccctgctcacactcccTTGGGCATCAGGACACCACTTTTCCATTCCAGCACTCCCAGATTTTCCCCCACACTCTGTGTGCTCATCCtgaggtgggatgggaggggttggtgtgggaaggggaggggtggggaggaggattTGTGGTGGGAAGGGGAATTTTGAGATGGGaagggggatttgggggtggggaggggtgttttggggtgtttttgggTGGGGGTCCCCCCAGAGCCCACCGGAAGTGGTAGGTGCCCTCGCGTTGGCCAAAGCCGCTGCCCGGCACGACGCAGATCCCGGTCTCCTCCAGGAGTCTCATGCAGAAGAACATGTCGggggcctggccctgctcctgggAACGGGAATGGGATGGACATGGGATCAGCCCCACAGGGGGAACACAGCGGGGCTCATCCCACTCATCCCATGTGGGTCAGGATTGATCCCACCCCTTGCTGTGGATCCCAGGGCAGATCCCACCCCTCCCTGTAGATCTCAGGACAGATCCCCCCACTCCCCGTGGATCCCAGGGCAGATCCCACCCCTCCCCATGGATCCCAGGGCAGATCCCCCCACTCCCCGTGGATCCCAGGGCAGATCCCCCCCACTCCCCGTGGATCCCAGGACAGATCCCCCCACTCCCCGTGGATCCCAGGCCGGACCTGGGCTGCGGCCACGGCGCGGGGCGGGAGGTCTATCCGTGGGAAGGAGTACATGGCGCCCTGCACGGGGTTGCAGTGGATCCCAGGGGTCTTGTTGAAGATCTCCTGGGTCAGCTGGGCCTTTTTGGCCAGGGCGCTGAGCACGGCCGTCTTCTCCTGCGGGACACACGGATGGAACATCCCACTtcatcccagcccatccccatcccatccccatcccatccccaccccagcccaccccagcccaccccatcccaccccaccccatcccacgCCGCCGTACCGCCTGGAATCTCTCGTAGGAGGGGTCTCCGGGTTGGGGCGGATCCACGACCACATCCAGGACcgcctgtcccagcacaggtgggcacagacgGACTGACACCAGTTTCGCCAGTTGGTCCTTCACAGCTGGGTTCATGTTCACCACCTCCATGTACCCGCCCCGGAGCCCACACCTGCCGGACACGCCGGAGTCGGCACTGCCGGGATGCGCCATGGGATCCAGGAcagagggatgggcagggagtggggatgAGGGACCAGCATGGAACGCCTGGTTGGGGTTGGGGTGGGAAGCCATGGATGGGAATCCATGGCAAGGGACTCATGGATGGGAATCATGAAGAGGAATCTATGGAGAGGAACCCATGGATGGGAGTCCATGGATGGGAATCCATGGATAGGAATCTATGGAGAGGAACCCATGGATGGGATCTGTGGATAGGACTCATCAATGGGGATCTGGGATGGGAATCCATGGACTGGGACCTACATTTGGGACCCCTGGATGGGACATGTCATCCATGGGGTGGTGGCATCTCCATCCCCATGTCACCTCCATCCCCAGTTCCATCCCAGAGGATCCATGGGGTGGTGGCACCCCCTTCGTGCCCCCCGGACTCACTCTCCCATGTATCCCTTGGAGATGGAGTGGAAGGAGGCCAATTCCACCGACTCTGAGTAGGGAGGTCCCATCTGCATCAGGACCTTCTTGAAGGCGTGGAATTCCGAGCCCTCGGCGTAGACATTGTCCTGGTACACCTGGGGGACACCCCGGGATGTCACGTGGAATTCGGGTCGCCCTGGGTTGGGACACCCCCTGGGCCCAGTCTCACCTCATCGGCCATGAGAAAAAGATTCTCCTCGTAGGCAAACTTGATGACGTCCTCGATGCACTCCCGACTTTGTACCTGGCCTGGGAATAtgggctgggatgtgggaatgctggcactgggggcCAGTCCTGGCACTGGGGGTCAGTCCTGGCAGGGAACTGGGGGCCCAGCCCAGGGGCCCAGGCCAGTCTTGGGGTCCCAGTCCCAGTCTATCCAATATCCCCTATCCCATACCCCATATCCCCTATCCCATATCCTGTACTCCCATCCCATATCCCCCATCCCACATCCCCTATCCCATTCCCCATTCCTATATCCCAGATCCCATATCCTGTACCCCCATCACATATCCCCTATCCCATATCCTATATCCTGTATCCCCTATCCCATATCCCATTCCCATATCTCATATCCCATATTCCCTATCCCATGTCCCCTATCCCATATCCTGTACCCCATTCCACTATCCCATATCCCCTatcccacatcccacaccccACACCCACGCCCCTATCCCATTACCAGTGGGATTCCCGGGGTTGATGATGCACAGCACGCGGGGCCGGCAGTGTTTCCGCCCCTCTGTCACCGCCCGCTGCAGCTCGGCCACGTCCagggcccagccctgctcctcgTTCAAGAAGTAGCTGAGCTGGTGCGCATCCAGCTCCGTCAGCGCGGCCGAGTAGAGCGGGTACTGCGGGATGGGGATCAGCACCCCCGTGCGGGACCGCCCCGAGCCCGACACCAGCAGCTTCAGCACGctctggggacagaggggacatggggacactgcaggggacagggagacACGGGGCTGAGCCGAGAAGAGCGGGTGCTGCGGGATGGGGATCAGCACCCCGGTGCAGGACCGCCCCGAGCCCGACACCAGCAGCTTCAGCACGctctggggacagaggggacatggggacactgcaggggacagggagacACGGGGCTGTGCCGAGTAGAGCGGGTACTGCGGGATGGGGATCAGCACCCCCGTGCGGGACCGCCCCGAGCCCGACACCAGCAGCTTCAGCACGCTCTGGGGACACAGACAGGGACATGGGagtggggacagggtggggtAGGAGTGGGGACATCATGGGGACACCATTGGTGTGGGAACGGAGACACTGAGGGGACCTTTGGACTGGGAATGGGGATAGTGAGGGCACAGGATGGGGTGCAAATGGGGACATcatggggacaccactggtgtGGAAATGGGGACTACGAGGAGACAAGAGCAAGGGACAGGGCAGCGATGGGGACAGTTTGACCACGGGGATGACATGTGCCCATGGGGACAATGAAGGGACACGGTGTGCCCATGGGGACAGCGAGGGGACACAGTTGGTGTGGccatggggacagtgaggggactGGGAttctggggacactgggagggcacagcgacactgtgggcacagggataATGTTGGCGACAGAGACGTGGTCGTGGGCACAGAGACACCGTGGCCCCGAGGACAACCCCTTCTCCCACCATCTCCAGCGCTGGCACTGCCCCCGCAGGGGCGCGGGGACACCAAGGACAccccacccccagtgccaccaccccCTTCCCTTGGCGCTGCCCGCGCCGGGAGCGGCGCCAGCCCCGGCACAAAGGTCCCTTTGTGGGCGCCCGCCGTGGGAACGGCGCGGGGAGGTGGCACCGCGCCcgtgtccccgctgtccccgcgtACCACGATGGCATCGCTGGCCCCCGTGGACAGGAAGATGTCCTGGGCCCTGGCGGGGATACCGTCGCGGCGCTCGATGTACCGCGCCACGTCCTCCCGCACCACCTCGAGCCCGGGGCTGGCGCTGTAGGAACCTGCGGGGCGATAGGACAGCGCGGTGGCATCGCGGGGACAGCGCGGGGGCACCGCATGGCCGTGTCCGCGGGGCGGGGGTGGCACTGACCGATGCTTTGCCCGCcgcagctgcccaggacacgCCGCGCCCGGTCCCTGGCGTCGCTGGGGATGGAGGAGTC includes the following:
- the LOC139671218 gene encoding alanine aminotransferase 1-like isoform X2 translates to MVRSGPCSGRAGSCPSVCPSVPSSGHVAQGVRGVIGTCSGCPPLPNVTPHFSPPVPPLSPFPAPFPCSQCPPHSQGTPCPIRPHPHYPLFQPHFPVLTQFLPRHRPWHHPLALGPRSSHLPMMAAAEGTLGTLGTSGPPQLLECSGGDPHSMGWPPIPVLRQVLAASVYPALLDSPTTPEAVRARARRILREMDAGNIGGYNHEHRSRGVPTRVSRFLERRDAGIPCDPRNIILCSGTSSILPFVLSLVVDPGSALPTGVLVPVPGPPLLGAAAGLAGAVPIPYPLDESRGWALDAAALRRELRDARGRCRPSVLCVVNPGDPTGHVLSRRDMEAVLALAAEETLLLLADEVEQERAYDPERPFLSFRRVLAESGLPLSASVQLVSLYSLSKSVAAESGFRTGLLELVNIEEGVRQPFQLAQSIPRPCVPGRILLDLLMDPPDSGDPIAQEVEEHRRSLCRALAANARRVQALLGRTPGMRCQPLAGGPRAFPRIHIPPRARSRAADLGLEPDHFFCRRLEEDTGLVLLPGSHFGHRGGTHLGLSLLLPPATLERDLLLLTRFHAQFLREFS
- the LOC139671218 gene encoding alanine aminotransferase 1-like isoform X4, coding for MVRSGPCSGRAGSCPSVCPSVPSSGHVAQGVRGVIGTCSGCPPLPNVTPHFSPPVPPLSPFPAPFPCSQCPPHSQGTPCPIRPHPHYPLFQPHFPVLTQFLPRHRPWHHPLALGPRSSHLPMMAAAEGTLGTLGTSGPPQLLECSGGDPHSMGWPPIPVLRQVLAASVYPALLDSPTTPEAVRARARRILREMDAGNIGGYNHEHRSRGVPTRVSRFLERRDAGIPCDPRNIILCSGTSSILPFVLSLVVDPGSALPTGVLVPVPGPPLLGAAAGLAGAVPIPYPLDESRGWALDAAALRRELRDARGRCRPSVLCVVNPGDPTGHVLSRRDMEAVLALAAEETLLLLADEVEQERAYDPERPFLSFRRVLAESGLPLSASVQLVSLYSLSKSVAAESGFRTGLLELVNIEEGVRQPFQLAQSIPRPCVPGRILLDLLMDPPDSGDPIAQEVEEHRRSLCRALAANARRVQALLGRTPGMRCQPLAGGPRAFPRIHIPPRARSRAADLGLEPDHFFCRRLEEDTGLVLLPGSHFGHRGGTHLGIMPESFQPWQ
- the LOC139671218 gene encoding alanine aminotransferase 1-like isoform X3: MVRSGPCSGRAGSCPSVCPSVPSSGHVAQGVRGVIGTCSGCPPLPNVTPHFSPPVPPLSPFPAPFPCSQCPPHSQGTPCPIRPHPHYPLFQPHFPVLTQFLPRHRPWHHPLALGPRSSHLPMMAAAEGTLGTLGTSGPPQLLECSGGDPHSMGWPPIPVLRQVLAASVYPALLDSPTTPEAVRARARRILREMDAGNIGGYNHEHRSRGVPTRVSRFLERRDAGIPCDPRNIILCSGTSSILPFVLSLVVDPGSALPTGVLVPVPGPPLLGAAAGLAGAVPIPYPLDESRGWALDAAALRRELRDARGRCRPSVLCVVNPGDPTGHVLSRRDMEAVLALAAEETLLLLADEVEQERAYDPERPFLSFRRVLAESGLPLSASVQLVSLYSLSKSVAAEILLDLLMDPPDSGDPIAQEVEEHRRSLCRALAANARRVQALLGRTPGMRCQPLAGGPRAFPRIHIPPRARSRAADLGLEPDHFFCRRLEEDTGLVLLPGSHFGHRGGTHLGYGGHPMWGTGCGGTQMWSMGGTQNSGVPLGWGVLGAVIWGPAWVGFGFIGV
- the LOC139671218 gene encoding alanine aminotransferase 1-like isoform X1, with amino-acid sequence MVRSGPCSGRAGSCPSVCPSVPSSGHVAQGVRGVIGTCSGCPPLPNVTPHFSPPVPPLSPFPAPFPCSQCPPHSQGTPCPIRPHPHYPLFQPHFPVLTQFLPRHRPWHHPLALGPRSSHLPMMAAAEGTLGTLGTSGPPQLLECSGGDPHSMGWPPIPVLRQVLAASVYPALLDSPTTPEAVRARARRILREMDAGNIGGYNHEHRSRGVPTRVSRFLERRDAGIPCDPRNIILCSGTSSILPFVLSLVVDPGSALPTGVLVPVPGPPLLGAAAGLAGAVPIPYPLDESRGWALDAAALRRELRDARGRCRPSVLCVVNPGDPTGHVLSRRDMEAVLALAAEETLLLLADEVEQERAYDPERPFLSFRRVLAESGLPLSASVQLVSLYSLSKSVAAESGFRTGLLELVNIEEGVRQPFQLAQSIPRPCVPGRILLDLLMDPPDSGDPIAQEVEEHRRSLCRALAANARRVQALLGRTPGMRCQPLAGGPRAFPRIHIPPRARSRAADLGLEPDHFFCRRLEEDTGLVLLPGSHFGHRGGTHLGYGGHPMWGTGCGGTQMWSMGGTQNSGVPLGWGVLGAVIWGPAWVGFGFIGV